A single window of Nicotiana tomentosiformis chromosome 1, ASM39032v3, whole genome shotgun sequence DNA harbors:
- the LOC138907022 gene encoding uncharacterized protein, whose protein sequence is MYRVLRVMHASVTEAVELASFRLRDVAVLWYEAWKRSRGPDAPPAEWEDFSEAFLAHYLPREVWEARLDQFLSLKQRDMSVRDYSHKFNSLARYAPDIVRTMRARVHHYVDSLGDHLIRDCRVASQSDDVDISRIQAFAQTTEDISHRIRDTRRDREQSKRARTMGSYREPRVDFRPPLHRYPPRSAGSFPPQMQGQQFDRYIQSGLGQSSGQPEGRRQERSAQIRQLTPLCTQCSKLHTGQCRQGSSACFHCGQTGHYISRCPRLGRGTPAQPSGFTAASSPLVRSPRPGRQDSEASPDVVTGILTIHSHAIYALMDPGSTFSYITPFIAGKLDMRSELLPQPVEVSTPVGDSIVANHVYRDCTVLINDRPTSVDLVELVMLDFDIIMGMDWLAACYANIDCRAKDIDKEPATLQSVPIVNEFPTPICIPPYRMAPAELRELKEQLKDLLDKGFINPSTSPWGAPVLFVRKKDGSLWMSFLGHVITGDGIKVDGQKIEAVMP, encoded by the exons ATGTATAGAGTATTGAGGGTGATGCATGCCTCCGTCACCGAGGCTGTGGAGTTGGCTTCTTTTCGTCTACGTGATGTAGCCGTCTTATGGTATGAAGCATGGAAGAGATCTAGAGGACCTGATGCTCCGCCAGCAGAGTGGGAGGACTTCTCTGAGGCTTTTTTAGCCCATTATTTGCCACGGGAGGTTTGGGAGGCCCGTCTTGACCAGTTTCTTAGCCTAAAGCAGAGGGATATGAGTGTGAGGGATTATAGCCATAAGTTTAATTCTTTGGCAAGGTATGCACCAGATATAGTACGTACCATGAGGGCTAGAGTTCATCATTATGTGGATAGTTTGGGGGATCATCTGATTAGAGACTGTAGGGTTGCATCCCAATCGGATGATGTAGATATTTCCCGCATACAGGCTTTCGCTCAGACTACAGAGGACATTTCCCATCGGATTCGTGATACTCGTAGGGATAGGGAGCAGAGTAAGAGGGCTCGTACTATGGGGTCTTATAGGGAGCCACGAGTTGATTTTAGGCCCCCACTCCATCGATATCCACCTCGGTCAGCAGGTAGTTTCCCACCACAGATGCAGGGCCAGCAGTTTGATCGTTATATTCAGTCAGGACTGGGGCAGAGCTCAGGCCAGCCTGAGGGCCGTCGACAGGAGCGTTCTGCACAGATAAGACAGCTTACTCCTTTATGTACTCAGTGCAGTAAGCTGCACACCGGGCAATGTAGACAGGGTTCGAGTGCATGTTTTCATTGTGGACAGACAGGACATTATATTAGCCGGTGCCCGAGGTTAGGCAGAGGTACACCAGCTCAGCCTTCAGGATTCACAGCAGCCTCTTCGCCCTTAGTCCGTTCTCCCCGACCAG GCCGACAGGATTCAGAGGCATCCCCagatgttgtgacaggtatattgacaatacattctcatgccatttatgcattgatggatcccggctctacattttcatatattactccatttattgctGGTAAGCTTGACATGAGATCTGAGTTGTTGCCACAGCCAGTTGAGGTGTCTACGCCAGTTGGCGACTCTATTGTAGCTAATCATGTCTATCGAGATTGTACAGTGTTAATTAATGACCGTCCAACCTCTGTTGATTTAGTTGAATTGGTTATGCTAGACTTCGATATcattatgggtatggattggttggcagcttgttatgctaatattgattgtcgtgcaaa ggatatagataaggagccagcgactcttcagtcggttcctattgtgaatgaattcccgacG CCTATATGCATTCCTCCCTACAGAATGGCTCCTGCAGAGCtaagggaattgaaggaacaactgaaGGACTTGCTCGATAAAGGCTTTATTAATCCAAGTACATCCCCATGGGGTGCTCCGGTGCTCTTTgttcgaaagaaagatgggtccttgtggatgt cttttcttggtcatgttattaccggcgatggtatcaaggttgatggCCAAAAGATTGAAGCTGTGATGCCTTga
- the LOC138907023 gene encoding uncharacterized protein, producing MNLRQRRWLELLKDYDVDILYHPDKANIVVDALSRKSMGSLSHVEADKVKMTKYLYQLASLQVCLVDAEGGRILVQNTAKSSFVTEVKERQHEDPELIKLRESIP from the coding sequence atgaacctacgacaaagaagatggctagaattactaaaggactatgatgttgatattttatatcatcccgacAAAGCTAATATTGTTGTTGATGCCCTTAGCCGGAAGTCCATGGGCAGTCTAAGCCATGTTGAAGCTGATAAGGTCAAGATGACCAAATATCTATACCAGCTAGCTAGTTTACAGGTGTGTTTGGTAGATGCAGAGGGTGGACGCATTCTCGTTCAGAATACGGCAAAATCTTCTTTTGTTACTGAAGTGAAAGAGCGACAACACGAGGATCCTGAGCTTATAAAACTGAGGGAAAGTATTCCATAG